From one Scophthalmus maximus strain ysfricsl-2021 chromosome 19, ASM2237912v1, whole genome shotgun sequence genomic stretch:
- the tsc1a gene encoding TSC complex subunit 1a isoform X1: MSKEQVSVSELLLSLDSSELQEAEQVRATVNEQLSSDRGGAVLLSLVEYYLVSSSSQAVVLLSSVRESHHKPLLEKLNESVNRPGTRLAALTLLGLLIHKQPPWVHHISRSPLLLSLLRCLKTDGDVVVLITSVLVLITLLPMIPQAGKQHIYDFFDVFGRLASWSYRNPGHVPVVHLVHLHAAVYSLFHRLYGMFPCNFISYLRLHYSMKENLDTFQEVVKPMLEHVRVHPELVTGTQDYELDPSRWRCFEVHDIMIECSRVSLDPLESSCEEDSSTSSSSSLRDPLSSPTPSPRPPPLSSPLPPLDLTCTESVAGTGSLVCLTLPPLTFDTSTQADDVTWSPSSHCGLSTPPPDPAATGSAHPLSRTASISAVKCPSPAAVLEGRGQSDVIDNNHRAGVTEVTSPHLLLTSTPTCDESRSGSSLPPPPSSISFCFTPPNPSTGSAHRSEEGGGPAPSYEPLFELALPRAATLFIGRKTQEALERQQEKGGGGGGREGGDHISVSPLEVLDQLIVHGHDTHEHLGRRLSEVNRSVERSHSGGKQQSMKSKGPAVGEELQSLRSELLLIHSQLQYERFKRQQHAVRNRRLLRRVINTTVLEEHNVAMRAQLAVQDEEIRSLKSSLEEEQKRYTQLQQDTHTHTNQLHTHIQQLLLQQQDEQRHNQRLQNELQECQSSLRVLEAELQRANNKAYNTKHQLTQLSLKLSSSEQLQQQIFMLNQQFILLRETNRALTYQLEGGGAERYTEASMLQCSVGKEYQRLRDSDVQQRQKLEAANHRIAELENQLTKTEQLILDQKKLLEETKAQSRAELSACDSRCVALRTLTQKLQTEMLQLYSQIHLDLDSRARDACGRPNGGSLALPVAQSGLRPRPSSSSVGILNGAVEAFSTSPLHLPSCSSSPLSLSPIESPLAVGSYLEQRARQLFGPPNHSPEEEEGPEEPEDDEEEEPQEEDEEAQPEIPALGQEAEEANLPPGSPPSPGLAAFKPLAPPAGPAPPADLTLAVRQRRHELSIMDYDEMLPEY; this comes from the exons ATGTCCaaggagcaggtgagtgtcaGTGAGCTCCTGCTCTCATTGGACagttcagagctgcaggaggcggagcAAGTGAGAGCCACAGTCAACGAGCAGCTGAGCTCAG ACAGAGGAGGCGCTGTCCTCTTGTCTCTGGTGGAGTATTACCTggtctcctcgtcctctcagGCCGTCGTCCTCCTGTCCTCCGTCAGAGAGTCTCATCACAAG CCTCTGCTGGAGAAGCTTAACGAGTCAGTGAACAGACCTGGGACCAGACTGGCTGCTCTCACTCTGCTCGGTCTCCTGATCCACAAACAGCCTCCGTGGGTTCATCACATCAGCCGctcgccgctgctgctgtcactgctgcGCTGCCTCAAG ACTGACGGTGACGTTGTCGTCCTGATCACCTCCGTCCTGGTCCTCATCACTCTGTTACCCATGATCCCTCAGGCCGGGAAACAACACATCTACGACTTCTTCGACGTGTTCGGACGCCTCGCATCCTGGAGCTACAGAAACCCTG GTCATGTCCCTGTGGTACACCTGGTCCACCTCCATGCAGCTGTGTACTCTCTGTTCCACCGGCTGTACGGGATGTTCCCCTGTAACTTCATCTCTTACCTGAGGCTCCACTACAGCATGAAGGAGAACCTGGACACCTTCCAGGAGGTCGTCAAG ccgATGTTGGAACATGTAAGGGTTCACCCTGAGCTGGTCACAGGGACTCAGGACTACGAACTGGACCCGTCAAG gTGGAGGTGTTTTGAAGTCCATGACATCATGATCGAGTGCTCCCGAGTGTCCCTGGACCCTCTGGAGTCGTCCTGTGAGGAagactcctccacctcctcctcctcctcgctgagAGACCCCCTCTCATCCCCCACCCCTTCccccagacctccccctctgtcctcccccctccccccccttgACCTCACCTGCACTGAGAGCGTCGCTGGGACAG gaagtttagtctgtctgactctgccTCCGTTGACCTTTGACACCTCCACACAG gctgatgatgtcacatggAGCCCCTCGTCTCACTGTGGTCTTTCCACGCCCCCACCGGACCCTGCTGCCACAGGCTCCGCCCACCCCCTGAGCAGAACCGCCTCCATCTCAG CTGTGAAATGTCCCTCACCAGCCGCCGTCctggaggggaggggtcagagtgatgtcatcgACAACAACCACAGAGCAG gggtcacagaggtcacatcaccccacctcctcctcacctccacccCCACATGTGATGAGTCTCGCTCAggttcctctctcccccctcctccctcatccatctcATTCTGCTTCACCCCGCCCAACCCCTCCACCGGCTCCGCCCACAGgtcggaggagggaggaggccccgccccctcgtaCGAGCCCCTGTTTGAACTGGCTCTACCTCGAGCCGCCACGCTCTTCATCGGGAGGAAGACTCAg GAGGCACTGgagaggcagcaggagaaggggggaggaggagggggaagggaggggggggaccaCATCTCCGTCTCCCCTCTGGAGGTTCTGGACCAGCTGATCGTCCACGGACACGACACCCACGAACACCTCGGCAGAAG gttgTCAGAAGTGAACAGGTCCGTGGAACGGAGTCACAGTGGAGGTAAACAGCAGAGCATGAAAAGCAAAG gCCCGGCCGTGGGGGAGGAGCTTCAGTCTCTGAGGAGTGAGTTGTTGCTGATCCACAGTCAGCTTCAGTACGAACGTTTCAAACGGCAGCAACACGCCGTCAGGAACCGCCGCCTGCTGCGAAGAGTCATCAACACCACGGTGCTGGAGGAGCACAacgttgccatg agggCCCAGCTGGCCGTTCAGGACGAGGAGATTCGTTCTCTGAAGTCGAGTCTGGAGGAAGAACAAAAACGTTACACACAACtacagcaggacacacacacacacaccaaccagctgcacacacacatccaacagctgctgctgcagcaacaggaCGAGCAGAGACACAACCAGAGactacag AATGAGCTTCAGGAGTGTCAGAGCAGCCTGAGAGTCCTGGAGGCGGAGCTTCAGAGAGCCAATAACAAGGCTTATAACACTAAACACCAGCTGACCCAGCTGTCACTTAAG ctgagcagcagtgagcagctgcagcagcagatcttCATGTTGAACCAGCAGTTCATCCTGCTCCGAGAAACCAACAGAGCTCTTACTTACcagctggagggaggaggggccgAGCGCTACACc GAGGCGTCTATGTTGCAGTGCAGTGTGGGTAAAGAGTACCAGCGTCTGAGGGACAGCGACGTCCAGCAGAGACAGAAGCTGgaggcagccaatcacaggatAGCGGAGCTGGAGAACCAGCTGACCAAGACGGAGCAGCTGATCCTGGATCAGAAGAAACTCCTGGAGGAAACCAAGGCCCAGAGCAG agcggAGCTGTCGGCCTGTGACAGTCGATGTGTCGCTCTGCGGACACTCACCCAGAAGCTGCAGACCGAGATGCTCCAGCTGTACAGTCAGATCCACCTGGACTTGGACAGTCGAGCTCGGGACGCGTGCGGCAG gccAAATGGCGGCAGTCTGGCCCTACCTGTTGCTCAGAGCGGCctcaggccccgcccctcctcttcttctgttggCATATTAAACGGAGCTGTGGAGGCTTTCTCCACCTCCCCCCTGCAcctcccctcctgctcctcctcccccctctccctgtcccCCATCGAGTCCCCCCTGGCCGTCGGCTCCTACCTGGAGCAGCGAGCACGGCAGTTGTTTGGACCGCCGAATCACAgccccgaggaggaggaggggccggaggagccagaggatgatgaggaggaggagccacaggaggaagatgaggaggccCAGCCAGAGATTCCTGCTCTGGGccaggaggcggaggaggccaACCTCCCCCCAGGGAGCCCCCCGAGTCCCGGCCTCGCTGCCTTTAAACCCCTGGCCCCCCCTGCAGGTCCGGCCCCCCCTGCAGACCTGACCCTGGCTGTTCGACAGAGGAGACACGAGCTGAGCATCATGGACTACGACGAGATGCTGCCCGAGTACTGA
- the tsc1a gene encoding TSC complex subunit 1a isoform X3 has protein sequence MSKEQVSVSELLLSLDSSELQEAEQVRATVNEQLSSDRGGAVLLSLVEYYLVSSSSQAVVLLSSVRESHHKPLLEKLNESVNRPGTRLAALTLLGLLIHKQPPWVHHISRSPLLLSLLRCLKAGKQHIYDFFDVFGRLASWSYRNPGHVPVVHLVHLHAAVYSLFHRLYGMFPCNFISYLRLHYSMKENLDTFQEVVKPMLEHVRVHPELVTGTQDYELDPSRWRCFEVHDIMIECSRVSLDPLESSCEEDSSTSSSSSLRDPLSSPTPSPRPPPLSSPLPPLDLTCTESVAGTGSLVCLTLPPLTFDTSTQADDVTWSPSSHCGLSTPPPDPAATGSAHPLSRTASISAVKCPSPAAVLEGRGQSDVIDNNHRAGVTEVTSPHLLLTSTPTCDESRSGSSLPPPPSSISFCFTPPNPSTGSAHRSEEGGGPAPSYEPLFELALPRAATLFIGRKTQEALERQQEKGGGGGGREGGDHISVSPLEVLDQLIVHGHDTHEHLGRRLSEVNRSVERSHSGGKQQSMKSKGPAVGEELQSLRSELLLIHSQLQYERFKRQQHAVRNRRLLRRVINTTVLEEHNVAMRAQLAVQDEEIRSLKSSLEEEQKRYTQLQQDTHTHTNQLHTHIQQLLLQQQDEQRHNQRLQNELQECQSSLRVLEAELQRANNKAYNTKHQLTQLSLKLSSSEQLQQQIFMLNQQFILLRETNRALTYQLEGGGAERYTEASMLQCSVGKEYQRLRDSDVQQRQKLEAANHRIAELENQLTKTEQLILDQKKLLEETKAQSRAELSACDSRCVALRTLTQKLQTEMLQLYSQIHLDLDSRARDACGRPNGGSLALPVAQSGLRPRPSSSSVGILNGAVEAFSTSPLHLPSCSSSPLSLSPIESPLAVGSYLEQRARQLFGPPNHSPEEEEGPEEPEDDEEEEPQEEDEEAQPEIPALGQEAEEANLPPGSPPSPGLAAFKPLAPPAGPAPPADLTLAVRQRRHELSIMDYDEMLPEY, from the exons ATGTCCaaggagcaggtgagtgtcaGTGAGCTCCTGCTCTCATTGGACagttcagagctgcaggaggcggagcAAGTGAGAGCCACAGTCAACGAGCAGCTGAGCTCAG ACAGAGGAGGCGCTGTCCTCTTGTCTCTGGTGGAGTATTACCTggtctcctcgtcctctcagGCCGTCGTCCTCCTGTCCTCCGTCAGAGAGTCTCATCACAAG CCTCTGCTGGAGAAGCTTAACGAGTCAGTGAACAGACCTGGGACCAGACTGGCTGCTCTCACTCTGCTCGGTCTCCTGATCCACAAACAGCCTCCGTGGGTTCATCACATCAGCCGctcgccgctgctgctgtcactgctgcGCTGCCTCAAG GCCGGGAAACAACACATCTACGACTTCTTCGACGTGTTCGGACGCCTCGCATCCTGGAGCTACAGAAACCCTG GTCATGTCCCTGTGGTACACCTGGTCCACCTCCATGCAGCTGTGTACTCTCTGTTCCACCGGCTGTACGGGATGTTCCCCTGTAACTTCATCTCTTACCTGAGGCTCCACTACAGCATGAAGGAGAACCTGGACACCTTCCAGGAGGTCGTCAAG ccgATGTTGGAACATGTAAGGGTTCACCCTGAGCTGGTCACAGGGACTCAGGACTACGAACTGGACCCGTCAAG gTGGAGGTGTTTTGAAGTCCATGACATCATGATCGAGTGCTCCCGAGTGTCCCTGGACCCTCTGGAGTCGTCCTGTGAGGAagactcctccacctcctcctcctcctcgctgagAGACCCCCTCTCATCCCCCACCCCTTCccccagacctccccctctgtcctcccccctccccccccttgACCTCACCTGCACTGAGAGCGTCGCTGGGACAG gaagtttagtctgtctgactctgccTCCGTTGACCTTTGACACCTCCACACAG gctgatgatgtcacatggAGCCCCTCGTCTCACTGTGGTCTTTCCACGCCCCCACCGGACCCTGCTGCCACAGGCTCCGCCCACCCCCTGAGCAGAACCGCCTCCATCTCAG CTGTGAAATGTCCCTCACCAGCCGCCGTCctggaggggaggggtcagagtgatgtcatcgACAACAACCACAGAGCAG gggtcacagaggtcacatcaccccacctcctcctcacctccacccCCACATGTGATGAGTCTCGCTCAggttcctctctcccccctcctccctcatccatctcATTCTGCTTCACCCCGCCCAACCCCTCCACCGGCTCCGCCCACAGgtcggaggagggaggaggccccgccccctcgtaCGAGCCCCTGTTTGAACTGGCTCTACCTCGAGCCGCCACGCTCTTCATCGGGAGGAAGACTCAg GAGGCACTGgagaggcagcaggagaaggggggaggaggagggggaagggaggggggggaccaCATCTCCGTCTCCCCTCTGGAGGTTCTGGACCAGCTGATCGTCCACGGACACGACACCCACGAACACCTCGGCAGAAG gttgTCAGAAGTGAACAGGTCCGTGGAACGGAGTCACAGTGGAGGTAAACAGCAGAGCATGAAAAGCAAAG gCCCGGCCGTGGGGGAGGAGCTTCAGTCTCTGAGGAGTGAGTTGTTGCTGATCCACAGTCAGCTTCAGTACGAACGTTTCAAACGGCAGCAACACGCCGTCAGGAACCGCCGCCTGCTGCGAAGAGTCATCAACACCACGGTGCTGGAGGAGCACAacgttgccatg agggCCCAGCTGGCCGTTCAGGACGAGGAGATTCGTTCTCTGAAGTCGAGTCTGGAGGAAGAACAAAAACGTTACACACAACtacagcaggacacacacacacacaccaaccagctgcacacacacatccaacagctgctgctgcagcaacaggaCGAGCAGAGACACAACCAGAGactacag AATGAGCTTCAGGAGTGTCAGAGCAGCCTGAGAGTCCTGGAGGCGGAGCTTCAGAGAGCCAATAACAAGGCTTATAACACTAAACACCAGCTGACCCAGCTGTCACTTAAG ctgagcagcagtgagcagctgcagcagcagatcttCATGTTGAACCAGCAGTTCATCCTGCTCCGAGAAACCAACAGAGCTCTTACTTACcagctggagggaggaggggccgAGCGCTACACc GAGGCGTCTATGTTGCAGTGCAGTGTGGGTAAAGAGTACCAGCGTCTGAGGGACAGCGACGTCCAGCAGAGACAGAAGCTGgaggcagccaatcacaggatAGCGGAGCTGGAGAACCAGCTGACCAAGACGGAGCAGCTGATCCTGGATCAGAAGAAACTCCTGGAGGAAACCAAGGCCCAGAGCAG agcggAGCTGTCGGCCTGTGACAGTCGATGTGTCGCTCTGCGGACACTCACCCAGAAGCTGCAGACCGAGATGCTCCAGCTGTACAGTCAGATCCACCTGGACTTGGACAGTCGAGCTCGGGACGCGTGCGGCAG gccAAATGGCGGCAGTCTGGCCCTACCTGTTGCTCAGAGCGGCctcaggccccgcccctcctcttcttctgttggCATATTAAACGGAGCTGTGGAGGCTTTCTCCACCTCCCCCCTGCAcctcccctcctgctcctcctcccccctctccctgtcccCCATCGAGTCCCCCCTGGCCGTCGGCTCCTACCTGGAGCAGCGAGCACGGCAGTTGTTTGGACCGCCGAATCACAgccccgaggaggaggaggggccggaggagccagaggatgatgaggaggaggagccacaggaggaagatgaggaggccCAGCCAGAGATTCCTGCTCTGGGccaggaggcggaggaggccaACCTCCCCCCAGGGAGCCCCCCGAGTCCCGGCCTCGCTGCCTTTAAACCCCTGGCCCCCCCTGCAGGTCCGGCCCCCCCTGCAGACCTGACCCTGGCTGTTCGACAGAGGAGACACGAGCTGAGCATCATGGACTACGACGAGATGCTGCCCGAGTACTGA
- the LOC118314449 gene encoding bile salt-activated lipase-like gives MLMLLLFSVGLNLASAAKLGVVQTEGGQVEGNSHRMGLFRSVDVFQGVPFADVPGKWEKPKPHPGWNGVLKATKPRDRCLQVTLLQTKTQGSEDCLYLNIFVPQGRTLSSSLPVMVYLFGGAFLLGASNDVAILGDSLYDGKEMADRGGVIVVTVNYRVGTLGFLSTGDARLPGNYGLWDQHAAVTWVRRNIEAFGGNPDNITLFGQSAGAASVSYQMLSPYSKGLFRRAISQCGVALSPWALQSKPMSLTKKIARKVGCQRRDEDEMITCLKMSDPVGLTMAGKIDVLLLLGKGVVMDLMELSPVVDGDFIPDDPSRLFHNAAHFDFMAGVNSMDGHIFAGVDVPSINQKNGNTTAEDVKGLLAGLTKEKGNAAVASAFSAYSSHWGSFPEPAVLKKTVADIETDFLFLVPTQIALQLHADNSSGARTFSYLFNMKTRIPGFPRWVGAEHAEDLQYLFGKPFSTPLVYFPRHRDLSGYMIAYWTNFAKTGDPSRGDSRVPVAWPPFTKHHRPYLTINHKINKSSVSYDLRSDLVSYWTQIYSSLSSGTREEEGK, from the exons atgctgatgctgctgctgttcagcGTTGGGCTGAACTTGGCCTCAGCTGCAAAG ctgggGGTGGTGCAGACGGAGGGGGGGCAGGTGGAGGGGAACAGCCACAGGATGGGGCTCTTCAGGAGCGTAGATGTGTTTCAGGGAGTCCCCTTCGCTGACGTCCCGGGAAAGTGGGAGAAACCAAAACCTCACCCTGGATGGAACG GAGTCCTGAAGGCCACAAAGCCCCGAGACCGATGCTTGCAGGTGACGCTGCTGCAGACAAAAACCCAGGGCAGCGAGGACTGTCTCTACCTGAACATCTTTGTTCCACAGGGACGAACAT TGTCAAGCAGCCTCCCGGTGATGGTGTACCTGTTCGGCGGTGCCTTCCTGTTGGGGGCGTCCAACGACGTGGCGATCCTCGGAGACTCCCTGTATGACGGGAAGGAGATGGCCGACAGGGGCGGGGTCATCGTCGTCACGGTGAACTACAGGGTCGGTACGCTGGGATTCCTCAGCACCGGAGACGCCCGACTGCCAG GTAACTACGGGCTGTGGGATCAGCACGCTGCCGTCACCTGGGTCCGCAGGAATATCGAGGCGTTCGGAGGAAACCCCGACAACATCACCCTCTTCGGCCAATCAGCCGGAGCCGCCAGCGTCAGCTACCAG aTGTTGTCTCCCTACAGTAAAGGATTATTCCGCAGAGCGATCTCTCAGTGTGGTGTGGCCCTCAGTCCCTGGGCCCTGCAGAGCAAACCCATGTCCCTCACCAAGAAG ATCGCCCGTAAGGTCGGTTGTCAGAGGCGCGACGAGGACGAGATGATAACCTGCCTGAAGATGAGCGACCCAGTCGGTCTCACCATGGCCGGAAAAATCGATGTCCTGCTTCTTCTGGGAAAAG gcGTGGTCATGGATCTCATGGAACTCTCTCCGGTGGTCGATGGTGATTTCATCCCTGATGATCCGAGTCGTCTCTTCCATAACGCCGCTCACTTTGACTTCATGGCTGGAGTGAACAGTATGGACGGGCACATCTTCGCCGGAGTCGACGTCCCGTCAATCAACCAGAAAAACGGCAACACAACTGC GGAGGACGTGAAGGGTCTGCTCGCCGGACTCACAAAGGAGAAGGGGAACGCCGCCGTCGCCTCGGCCTTCAGCGCTTACTCCTCCCACTGGGGCTCGTTCCCGGAGCCGGCGGTGCTGAAGAAGACGGTGGCCGACATCGAGACCGACTTCCTGTTCCTGGTCCCGACACAGATCGCCCTCCAGCTGCACGCAGACAACTCCAG TGGAGCCCGGACCTTCTCGTACCTGTTCAACATGAAGACACGTATCCCAGGATTCCCTCGCTGGGTGGGGGCGGAGCACGCTGAGGATCTGCAATACCTGTTCGGTAAACCCTTCTCCACCCCGCTGGTCTACTTCCCCCGACACCGGGACCTGTCCGGCTATATGATCGCATACTGGACCAACTTCGCCAAGACTGG tGATCCCAGTAGAGGCGACAGTAGAGTTCCAGTTGCATGGCCCCCGTTCACCAAACACCACAGACCGTACCTGACCATCAACCACAAGATAAACAAGTCCTCTGTCAG TTACGACCTCAGGTCAGACTTGGTGTCGTACTGGACTCAGATCTACAGCAGCTTGTCGTCAggaaccagagaagaagaaggaaagtga
- the tsc1a gene encoding TSC complex subunit 1a isoform X2 has translation MSKEQVSVSELLLSLDSSELQEAEQVRATVNEQLSSDRGGAVLLSLVEYYLVSSSSQAVVLLSSVRESHHKPLLEKLNESVNRPGTRLAALTLLGLLIHKQPPWVHHISRSPLLLSLLRCLKTDGDVVVLITSVLVLITLLPMIPQAGKQHIYDFFDVFGRLASWSYRNPGHVPVVHLVHLHAAVYSLFHRLYGMFPCNFISYLRLHYSMKENLDTFQEVVKPMLEHVRVHPELVTGTQDYELDPSRWRCFEVHDIMIECSRVSLDPLESSCEEDSSTSSSSSLRDPLSSPTPSPRPPPLSSPLPPLDLTCTESVAGTGSLVCLTLPPLTFDTSTQADDVTWSPSSHCGLSTPPPDPAATGSAHPLSRTASISAVKCPSPAAVLEGRGQSDVIDNNHRAGVTEVTSPHLLLTSTPTCDESRSGSSLPPPPSSISFCFTPPNPSTGSAHRSEEGGGPAPSYEPLFELALPRAATLFIGRKTQEALERQQEKGGGGGGREGGDHISVSPLEVLDQLIVHGHDTHEHLGRRLSEVNRSVERSHSGGPAVGEELQSLRSELLLIHSQLQYERFKRQQHAVRNRRLLRRVINTTVLEEHNVAMRAQLAVQDEEIRSLKSSLEEEQKRYTQLQQDTHTHTNQLHTHIQQLLLQQQDEQRHNQRLQNELQECQSSLRVLEAELQRANNKAYNTKHQLTQLSLKLSSSEQLQQQIFMLNQQFILLRETNRALTYQLEGGGAERYTEASMLQCSVGKEYQRLRDSDVQQRQKLEAANHRIAELENQLTKTEQLILDQKKLLEETKAQSRAELSACDSRCVALRTLTQKLQTEMLQLYSQIHLDLDSRARDACGRPNGGSLALPVAQSGLRPRPSSSSVGILNGAVEAFSTSPLHLPSCSSSPLSLSPIESPLAVGSYLEQRARQLFGPPNHSPEEEEGPEEPEDDEEEEPQEEDEEAQPEIPALGQEAEEANLPPGSPPSPGLAAFKPLAPPAGPAPPADLTLAVRQRRHELSIMDYDEMLPEY, from the exons ATGTCCaaggagcaggtgagtgtcaGTGAGCTCCTGCTCTCATTGGACagttcagagctgcaggaggcggagcAAGTGAGAGCCACAGTCAACGAGCAGCTGAGCTCAG ACAGAGGAGGCGCTGTCCTCTTGTCTCTGGTGGAGTATTACCTggtctcctcgtcctctcagGCCGTCGTCCTCCTGTCCTCCGTCAGAGAGTCTCATCACAAG CCTCTGCTGGAGAAGCTTAACGAGTCAGTGAACAGACCTGGGACCAGACTGGCTGCTCTCACTCTGCTCGGTCTCCTGATCCACAAACAGCCTCCGTGGGTTCATCACATCAGCCGctcgccgctgctgctgtcactgctgcGCTGCCTCAAG ACTGACGGTGACGTTGTCGTCCTGATCACCTCCGTCCTGGTCCTCATCACTCTGTTACCCATGATCCCTCAGGCCGGGAAACAACACATCTACGACTTCTTCGACGTGTTCGGACGCCTCGCATCCTGGAGCTACAGAAACCCTG GTCATGTCCCTGTGGTACACCTGGTCCACCTCCATGCAGCTGTGTACTCTCTGTTCCACCGGCTGTACGGGATGTTCCCCTGTAACTTCATCTCTTACCTGAGGCTCCACTACAGCATGAAGGAGAACCTGGACACCTTCCAGGAGGTCGTCAAG ccgATGTTGGAACATGTAAGGGTTCACCCTGAGCTGGTCACAGGGACTCAGGACTACGAACTGGACCCGTCAAG gTGGAGGTGTTTTGAAGTCCATGACATCATGATCGAGTGCTCCCGAGTGTCCCTGGACCCTCTGGAGTCGTCCTGTGAGGAagactcctccacctcctcctcctcctcgctgagAGACCCCCTCTCATCCCCCACCCCTTCccccagacctccccctctgtcctcccccctccccccccttgACCTCACCTGCACTGAGAGCGTCGCTGGGACAG gaagtttagtctgtctgactctgccTCCGTTGACCTTTGACACCTCCACACAG gctgatgatgtcacatggAGCCCCTCGTCTCACTGTGGTCTTTCCACGCCCCCACCGGACCCTGCTGCCACAGGCTCCGCCCACCCCCTGAGCAGAACCGCCTCCATCTCAG CTGTGAAATGTCCCTCACCAGCCGCCGTCctggaggggaggggtcagagtgatgtcatcgACAACAACCACAGAGCAG gggtcacagaggtcacatcaccccacctcctcctcacctccacccCCACATGTGATGAGTCTCGCTCAggttcctctctcccccctcctccctcatccatctcATTCTGCTTCACCCCGCCCAACCCCTCCACCGGCTCCGCCCACAGgtcggaggagggaggaggccccgccccctcgtaCGAGCCCCTGTTTGAACTGGCTCTACCTCGAGCCGCCACGCTCTTCATCGGGAGGAAGACTCAg GAGGCACTGgagaggcagcaggagaaggggggaggaggagggggaagggaggggggggaccaCATCTCCGTCTCCCCTCTGGAGGTTCTGGACCAGCTGATCGTCCACGGACACGACACCCACGAACACCTCGGCAGAAG gttgTCAGAAGTGAACAGGTCCGTGGAACGGAGTCACAGTGGAG gCCCGGCCGTGGGGGAGGAGCTTCAGTCTCTGAGGAGTGAGTTGTTGCTGATCCACAGTCAGCTTCAGTACGAACGTTTCAAACGGCAGCAACACGCCGTCAGGAACCGCCGCCTGCTGCGAAGAGTCATCAACACCACGGTGCTGGAGGAGCACAacgttgccatg agggCCCAGCTGGCCGTTCAGGACGAGGAGATTCGTTCTCTGAAGTCGAGTCTGGAGGAAGAACAAAAACGTTACACACAACtacagcaggacacacacacacacaccaaccagctgcacacacacatccaacagctgctgctgcagcaacaggaCGAGCAGAGACACAACCAGAGactacag AATGAGCTTCAGGAGTGTCAGAGCAGCCTGAGAGTCCTGGAGGCGGAGCTTCAGAGAGCCAATAACAAGGCTTATAACACTAAACACCAGCTGACCCAGCTGTCACTTAAG ctgagcagcagtgagcagctgcagcagcagatcttCATGTTGAACCAGCAGTTCATCCTGCTCCGAGAAACCAACAGAGCTCTTACTTACcagctggagggaggaggggccgAGCGCTACACc GAGGCGTCTATGTTGCAGTGCAGTGTGGGTAAAGAGTACCAGCGTCTGAGGGACAGCGACGTCCAGCAGAGACAGAAGCTGgaggcagccaatcacaggatAGCGGAGCTGGAGAACCAGCTGACCAAGACGGAGCAGCTGATCCTGGATCAGAAGAAACTCCTGGAGGAAACCAAGGCCCAGAGCAG agcggAGCTGTCGGCCTGTGACAGTCGATGTGTCGCTCTGCGGACACTCACCCAGAAGCTGCAGACCGAGATGCTCCAGCTGTACAGTCAGATCCACCTGGACTTGGACAGTCGAGCTCGGGACGCGTGCGGCAG gccAAATGGCGGCAGTCTGGCCCTACCTGTTGCTCAGAGCGGCctcaggccccgcccctcctcttcttctgttggCATATTAAACGGAGCTGTGGAGGCTTTCTCCACCTCCCCCCTGCAcctcccctcctgctcctcctcccccctctccctgtcccCCATCGAGTCCCCCCTGGCCGTCGGCTCCTACCTGGAGCAGCGAGCACGGCAGTTGTTTGGACCGCCGAATCACAgccccgaggaggaggaggggccggaggagccagaggatgatgaggaggaggagccacaggaggaagatgaggaggccCAGCCAGAGATTCCTGCTCTGGGccaggaggcggaggaggccaACCTCCCCCCAGGGAGCCCCCCGAGTCCCGGCCTCGCTGCCTTTAAACCCCTGGCCCCCCCTGCAGGTCCGGCCCCCCCTGCAGACCTGACCCTGGCTGTTCGACAGAGGAGACACGAGCTGAGCATCATGGACTACGACGAGATGCTGCCCGAGTACTGA